A genomic segment from Ptychodera flava strain L36383 chromosome 23 unlocalized genomic scaffold, AS_Pfla_20210202 Scaffold_23__1_contigs__length_28996876_pilon, whole genome shotgun sequence encodes:
- the LOC139124221 gene encoding uncharacterized protein, translating to MEHFKSALVLAFLFGWLTFVTAQDVLATTFTVDTPSGVTYSVNGDVTITFDLVVTENNAGTGSLTDINLYFSNNAEYESATVKSTPAVRASKPLSGTPESITQNTAATVSDAEATLRPDEAQCSQYTHLCAVITSNDVDGNSNDDDKCLALTAPTAGVIDCTVATTAAAGSTEGTDTTTEITTASGESGIFSKNMNLGVMSVVVLTTVSLLSF from the exons ATGGA ACACTTCAAGTCAGCACTGGTACTTGCGTTTCTTTTCGGCTGGTTGACGTTTGTAACTGCTCAAG ACGTATTAGCTACAACATTCACCGTGGACACACCAAGTGGTGTTACATACAGCGTGAATGGTGACGTCACCATAACATTTGACCTTGTCGTCACCGAAAACAATGCTGGCACAGGCAGTCTCACAGATATAAATCTGTATTTTTCGAATAATGCTGAATATGAAAGTGCTACGGTAAAGTCTACACCTGCTGTGAGAGCATCAAAACCACTGAGCGGGACACCGGAATCAATCACCCAAAATACCGCTGCCACCGTATCTGATGCGGAAGCTACCTTAAGGCCAGATGAAGCTCAATGCAGTCAGTACACACACCTGTGTGCTGTGATTACAAGCAATGACGTAGATGGTAACAGCAACGACGACGACAAATGTTTGGCCTTAACAGCTCCCACGGCTGGCGTTATTGACTGTACAG TTGCTACAACAGCCGCAGCGGGTTCAACAGAAGGCACAGACACAACAACGGAAATTACAACTGCGT ccGGTGAAAGTGGTATTTTCTCAAAGAACATGAATTTGGGAGTCATGTCCGTCGTCGTCCTCACCACTGTAtccttattgtcattttga